One genomic segment of Echeneis naucrates chromosome 18, fEcheNa1.1, whole genome shotgun sequence includes these proteins:
- the LOC115058949 gene encoding uncharacterized protein LOC115058949, translating to MIQRYIFLVLLCEICEVPAAETSGIYQDSGLIEAVAGETVTLQCFVKGEAVTFLFWYRQLLGGTPHTVATRMKHSEEADISSAYKDRFQVSKRNSEGANHLTINNIQTTDSASYFCGVLEFNAIKFGHGAFLHVKMSEIQAVVYQPEQVPFSSGEPLNLSCTVYAASQCAEEQRLYWFKRGAAQDTVMDPSAGQCTSASTENPHMKNCTANLALASTNSSDAGMYYCALASCGEIVFGNGTKVDIKDLSTKVSPFLVYFLSVALAVSVIILVALAFIVNRLRTKPRPISKGTASHQTFSAPSHSTSHDEDILHYSALTLKKNRGQRQQEDNIENKNIYLEVEEELRRVEGWI from the exons ATGATACAACGTTACATTTTTCTGGTGCTTCTTTGTGAAATCT GTGAGGTGCCAGCTGCTGAGACCTCAGGTATATATCAGGACAGTGGGCTAATAGAAGCTGTGGCTGGAGAGACTGTCACCTTACAATGCTTTGTTAAAGGAGAAGCtgtaacttttcttttctggtaTCGGCAACTATTGGGAGGCACACCTCACACTGTAGCAACTCGTATGAAGCACAGTGAAGAAGCGGACATCTCTTCCGCCTATAAAGATAGGTTTCAAGTCTCTAAGAGAAATTCCGAAGGTGCAAACCACCTCACAATCAACAACATTCAAACGACAGACTCAGCATCATATTTCTGTGGTGTTTTAGAATTCAACGCAATCAAATTTGGACATGGAGCGTTCCTTCACGTCAAAATGTCCGAAATCCAAGCTGTTGTCTATCAGCCGGAGCAGGTGCCATTTTCGTCAGGAGAGCCTTTGAATTTGAGCTGTACAGTGTACGCTGCATCACAGTGTGCAGAGGAGCAGAGACTCTACTGGTTCAAACGTGGTGCAGCTCAGGATACAGTGATGGATCCCAGTGCAGGACAGTGCACAAGCGCCTCAACCGAAAATCCCCACATGAAAAACTGCACTGCAAACCTGGCATTAGCATCCACAAACTCAAGCGATGCCGGGATGTACTACTGTGCATTGGCCTCCTGTGGGGAGATTGTATTTGGAAATGGAACAAAAGTAGATATCAAAG ATTTGTCCACTAAAGTCTCTCCGTTCCTGGTTTATTTCCTGAGTGTGGCGTTGGCAGTTTCTGTCATCATTCTGGTGGCCCTGGCATTCATTGTCAACAGGCTGAGAACAAAGCCGCGCCCCATCAGCAAAG GAACTGCTTCTCATCAGACATTTTCAGCACCATCTCACAGCACG AGCCATGATGAAGACATCCTCCATTATTCTGCACtgacactgaagaaaaacagaggacAACGTCAGCAGGAGGACAACATAGagaat aaaaatatttatttggaggtggaagaggagctgaggagggtTGAGGGCTGGATATGA
- the LOC115058948 gene encoding uncharacterized protein LOC115058948 isoform X2, whose amino-acid sequence MFGESCLFFFSSADMTKKNRLSSSRFISVNAGEDVHLDCFYEGHTVDVMFYWYKQIFGQNPKLVSKFYKHDTNSIMYGEFENNSRVQVDISIGKNNLKISNAQISDSATYHCMSSYGYVYTFLETITVSVQSSGMTVQVLQSGSQTVQPGDSVTLNCIVQTRNCEGECSVHWFKDSGESHPGLIYTHGGRNDTCEREPETQTHSCVYNLAMKSLNLSHAGTYYCAVASCGRILFGNGTELEVGDEGGIDVLVYFLSGALAFTTFLAFLLAYTAYRVYKANGCQCTGSQGSSATASASSAQAHRDADDLHYAAIRQDKVGSSRARRNDARSECVYSSVKQ is encoded by the exons ATGTTTGGGGAGAGCTG tcttttctttttctcctcagccgatatgacaaaaaaaaaccgcTTATCATCGTCACGTTTTATATCAGTTAATGCGGGAGAAGACGTGCATCTTGATTGCTTCTATGAAGGCCACACCGTTGACGTGATGTTTTACTGGTATAAACAGATCTTTGGACAGAACCCAAAACTGGTGTCGAAATTCTACAAGCATGACACCAACAGCATAATGTATGGGGAATTTGAGAACAACTCACGTGTTCAAGTGGATATTTCCATTGGTAAAAATAATTTGAAGATTTCAAATGCACAAATTTCAGACTCAGCTACTTACCACTGCATGAGTAGCTATGGATATGTGTACACTTTCTTGGAGACCATCACTGTCAGTGTACAGAGTTCAGGTATGACCGTCCAGGTCCTTCAGTCAGGATCTCAGACTGTCCAGCCAGGAGACTCAGTGACTCTCAACTGTATAGTGCAGACTAGGAACTGTGAAGGAGAGTGTAGTGTTCACTGGTTCAAAGACTCTGGAGAATCTCATCCAGGACTCATTTACACCCACGGAGGGAGGAATGATACATGTGAGAGGGAACCTGAGACTCAAACACACTCCTGTGTCTACAACTTAGCAATGAAAAGTCTGAATCTTTCTCATGCTGGGACCTATTACTGTGCTGTGGCCTCATGTGGACGCATACTGTTTGGAAATGGGACCGAGCTGGAAGTTGGGg ATGAGGGGGGCATTGACGTCTTGGTGTATTTCTTGAGTGGAGCTTTGGCATTCACCACCTTCTTGGCTTTTCTCCTGGCTTACACAGCATATAGAGTGTACAAGGCAAATGGCTGCCAATGCACAG GCTCTCAAGGAAGCTCGGCTACTGCCTCGGCTTCAAGTGCGCAA GCTCACAGAGATGCAGATGACCTCCACTATGCTGCAATAAGGCAGGACAAGGTCGGCAGCTCAAGAGCACGGAGAAATGATGCCAGGAGTGAATGTGTTTACTCTAGTGTGAAGCAGTAG
- the LOC115058948 gene encoding uncharacterized protein LOC115058948 isoform X1, giving the protein MAILSNISENIFFLMFLICTSMHCMLSLFFFSSADMTKKNRLSSSRFISVNAGEDVHLDCFYEGHTVDVMFYWYKQIFGQNPKLVSKFYKHDTNSIMYGEFENNSRVQVDISIGKNNLKISNAQISDSATYHCMSSYGYVYTFLETITVSVQSSGMTVQVLQSGSQTVQPGDSVTLNCIVQTRNCEGECSVHWFKDSGESHPGLIYTHGGRNDTCEREPETQTHSCVYNLAMKSLNLSHAGTYYCAVASCGRILFGNGTELEVGDEGGIDVLVYFLSGALAFTTFLAFLLAYTAYRVYKANGCQCTGSQGSSATASASSAQAHRDADDLHYAAIRQDKVGSSRARRNDARSECVYSSVKQ; this is encoded by the exons ATGGCGATTTTgtcaaatatttcagaaaatatttttttcctgatgtttctgatATGCACTTCCATGCATTGCATgctcagtcttttctttttctcctcagccgatatgacaaaaaaaaaccgcTTATCATCGTCACGTTTTATATCAGTTAATGCGGGAGAAGACGTGCATCTTGATTGCTTCTATGAAGGCCACACCGTTGACGTGATGTTTTACTGGTATAAACAGATCTTTGGACAGAACCCAAAACTGGTGTCGAAATTCTACAAGCATGACACCAACAGCATAATGTATGGGGAATTTGAGAACAACTCACGTGTTCAAGTGGATATTTCCATTGGTAAAAATAATTTGAAGATTTCAAATGCACAAATTTCAGACTCAGCTACTTACCACTGCATGAGTAGCTATGGATATGTGTACACTTTCTTGGAGACCATCACTGTCAGTGTACAGAGTTCAGGTATGACCGTCCAGGTCCTTCAGTCAGGATCTCAGACTGTCCAGCCAGGAGACTCAGTGACTCTCAACTGTATAGTGCAGACTAGGAACTGTGAAGGAGAGTGTAGTGTTCACTGGTTCAAAGACTCTGGAGAATCTCATCCAGGACTCATTTACACCCACGGAGGGAGGAATGATACATGTGAGAGGGAACCTGAGACTCAAACACACTCCTGTGTCTACAACTTAGCAATGAAAAGTCTGAATCTTTCTCATGCTGGGACCTATTACTGTGCTGTGGCCTCATGTGGACGCATACTGTTTGGAAATGGGACCGAGCTGGAAGTTGGGg ATGAGGGGGGCATTGACGTCTTGGTGTATTTCTTGAGTGGAGCTTTGGCATTCACCACCTTCTTGGCTTTTCTCCTGGCTTACACAGCATATAGAGTGTACAAGGCAAATGGCTGCCAATGCACAG GCTCTCAAGGAAGCTCGGCTACTGCCTCGGCTTCAAGTGCGCAA GCTCACAGAGATGCAGATGACCTCCACTATGCTGCAATAAGGCAGGACAAGGTCGGCAGCTCAAGAGCACGGAGAAATGATGCCAGGAGTGAATGTGTTTACTCTAGTGTGAAGCAGTAG
- the LOC115058948 gene encoding uncharacterized protein LOC115058948 isoform X3, which produces MTKKNRLSSSRFISVNAGEDVHLDCFYEGHTVDVMFYWYKQIFGQNPKLVSKFYKHDTNSIMYGEFENNSRVQVDISIGKNNLKISNAQISDSATYHCMSSYGYVYTFLETITVSVQSSGMTVQVLQSGSQTVQPGDSVTLNCIVQTRNCEGECSVHWFKDSGESHPGLIYTHGGRNDTCEREPETQTHSCVYNLAMKSLNLSHAGTYYCAVASCGRILFGNGTELEVGDEGGIDVLVYFLSGALAFTTFLAFLLAYTAYRVYKANGCQCTGSQGSSATASASSAQAHRDADDLHYAAIRQDKVGSSRARRNDARSECVYSSVKQ; this is translated from the exons atgacaaaaaaaaaccgcTTATCATCGTCACGTTTTATATCAGTTAATGCGGGAGAAGACGTGCATCTTGATTGCTTCTATGAAGGCCACACCGTTGACGTGATGTTTTACTGGTATAAACAGATCTTTGGACAGAACCCAAAACTGGTGTCGAAATTCTACAAGCATGACACCAACAGCATAATGTATGGGGAATTTGAGAACAACTCACGTGTTCAAGTGGATATTTCCATTGGTAAAAATAATTTGAAGATTTCAAATGCACAAATTTCAGACTCAGCTACTTACCACTGCATGAGTAGCTATGGATATGTGTACACTTTCTTGGAGACCATCACTGTCAGTGTACAGAGTTCAGGTATGACCGTCCAGGTCCTTCAGTCAGGATCTCAGACTGTCCAGCCAGGAGACTCAGTGACTCTCAACTGTATAGTGCAGACTAGGAACTGTGAAGGAGAGTGTAGTGTTCACTGGTTCAAAGACTCTGGAGAATCTCATCCAGGACTCATTTACACCCACGGAGGGAGGAATGATACATGTGAGAGGGAACCTGAGACTCAAACACACTCCTGTGTCTACAACTTAGCAATGAAAAGTCTGAATCTTTCTCATGCTGGGACCTATTACTGTGCTGTGGCCTCATGTGGACGCATACTGTTTGGAAATGGGACCGAGCTGGAAGTTGGGg ATGAGGGGGGCATTGACGTCTTGGTGTATTTCTTGAGTGGAGCTTTGGCATTCACCACCTTCTTGGCTTTTCTCCTGGCTTACACAGCATATAGAGTGTACAAGGCAAATGGCTGCCAATGCACAG GCTCTCAAGGAAGCTCGGCTACTGCCTCGGCTTCAAGTGCGCAA GCTCACAGAGATGCAGATGACCTCCACTATGCTGCAATAAGGCAGGACAAGGTCGGCAGCTCAAGAGCACGGAGAAATGATGCCAGGAGTGAATGTGTTTACTCTAGTGTGAAGCAGTAG
- the LOC115058789 gene encoding uncharacterized protein LOC115058789 — translation MEPLKHAMYLTYLFLWSSAPTMSEQSSEHISQEKSLYAATAGENVTLRCFYKDDAVMFYWYKQTWGQKPRLMSTFYKHKEDGIFHNEFKDNPRFKLNTGNGKNHLTILDLRFSDSATYYCIGCCATEFEFIEGLSVSVQGSGLTILASVYQSGTDTIGPSHSLSCTVHSGSCEGEQRAHWFKQSEESHPGLFYIPHECTRKPDTQTNTCEYNLPTTGLYNDGIYCAIISCRRVLLGNKDELDSAKNVNKLVLVYFLSGALAFTTIVAVVLSYAAFTMNCQRTDFQARESPDSVPNVEGNQESDDVHYAALRKHELKRSRRHVQEASLQSYCVYSAVRQ, via the exons ATGGAACCTCTGAAGCATGCCATGTACCTGACTTATCTGTTCTTATGGAGTTCAG ctccaaCGATGAGTGAGCAATCATCTGAGCATATTAGTCAAGAGAAATCTCTCTATGCAGCTACGGCTGGCGAGAATGTGACTTTGCGATGTTTCTACAAAGATGATGCTGTGATGTTTTACTGGTATAAGCAAACTTGGGGACAAAAACCAAGGCTCATGTCTACCTTCTACAAACATAAGGAAGATGGCATCTTTCATAATGAATTCAAGGACAATCCTCGTTTCAAACTGAACACAGGAAATGGCAAAAATCACTTGACAATCTTGGATTTGCGCTTTTCAGATTCAGCCACCTACTATTGCATAGGTTGTTGTGCAACTGAGTTTGAATTCATAGAGGGACTTTCTGTCAGTGTTCAGGGTTCAGGTCTGACCATTCTAGCTTCGGTCTATCAGTCAGGAACAGACACCATCGGTCCAAGTCACTCACTCAGCTGTACAGTCCACTCTGGGTCCtgtgagggagagcagagagctcACTGGTTCAAACAATCTGAAGAATCCCACCCCGGACTATTTTACATTCCACATGAGTGTACAAGGAAACctgatacacaaacaaacacctgtGAATACAACTTGCCAACAACGGGTCTTTATAACGATGGGATCTACTGTGCCATTATTTCATGTAGACGCGTACTGCTTGGAAATAAGGACGAGTTGGATTCGGCCA AAAATGTCAATAAACTTGTGTTGGTGTATTTCCTGAGTGGGGCCCTGGCATTCACCACCATTGTGGCTGTTGTGCTGTCTTATGCAGCATTCACAATGAACTGCCAACGTACAG ATTTTCAAGCAAGAGAATCACCAGACTCAGTTCCAAATGTAGAA GGTAACCAGGAGTCAGATGATGTCCATTACGCTGCTTTGAGGAAGCATGAGCTCAAAAGATCAAGAAGACATGTACAGGAAGCATCCCTCCAAAGCTATTGTGTGTACTCTGCTGTGCGGCAATAG
- the LOC115058686 gene encoding immunoglobulin kappa light chain-like has product MTSLKIAGLAGLFVWRIALGTGLWLSSSVHQVGDTVTLRCFRDNRNEKMFHWYKQTLGQKPLRVSSFYSHGERGTLTDEFKNFSRFSLVNDGTQNHLIISDLQISDSATYYCLGCTSVTFRFIKGITVNVKGSGLNIQHMFHRSGSETIQQDSVTLNCTVETGTCDGEHSVYWFKDSGKSHPGLIYTHGGRNDQCERDPESQTHSCVYNLPMKSLNISHAGIYYCAVASCGRILFGNGTKLDFEDEEHSPLLNVYSLSGALAFTILLNVLLAFSLNTLTKRNGCHCTELQAGASAVATADSGGYEDSDNLHYAALREPRVSRTRRQRDDTLSQCVYSSVKQ; this is encoded by the exons ATGACATCTCTCAAGATTGCTGGTCTGGCTGGTCTATTCGTGTGGAGAATAG ccttAGGAACTGGTCTTTGGTTGTCCTCATCCGTTCATCAAGTCGGAGACACTGTGACCTTGCGATGCTTCCGTGATAACAggaatgaaaaaatgtttcactggTATAAACAAACTTTGGGACAGAAACCATTGCGTGTGTCTTCTTTCTATAGTCATGGTGAAAGAGGCACTTTAACTGATGAGTTCAAGAACTTTTCAAGGTTTTCGTTGGTCAACGATGGCACCCAGAACCACTTGATCATATCGGATTTGCAGATTTCAGACTCAGCAACTTACTATTGCTTAGGTTGCACTTCAGTCACATTTAGATTCATAAAAGGTATTACAGTGAATGTAAAGGGTTCAGGTTTAAATATTCAACATATGTTTCACCGGTCAGGATCTGAGACCATTCAGCAAGACTCAGTGACTCTCAACTGTACAGTCGAGACTGGCACCTGTGATGGAGAACACAGTGTTTACTGGTTCAAAGACTCTGGAAAATCTCATCCAGGACTCATTTACACTCATGGAGGGAGGAACGATCAGTGTGAGAGGGATCCTGAGAGTCAAACACACTCCTGTGTCTACAACTTACCGATGAAGAGCCTGAATATTTCTCATGCTGGGATATATTACTGTGCTGTGGCCTCATGTGGACGCATACTGTTTGGAAATGGGACCAAGCTGGACTTTGAGG ATGAGGAGCACTCTCCTTTATTGAACGTGTACTCCTTGAGCGGAGCTCTGGCATTCACCATCCTCCTGAACGTTTTACTGGCTTTCTCACTTAACACATTAACCAAGAGAAATGGCTGTCACTGCACAG AGCTTCAAGCGGGAGCTTCAGCTGTAGCTACAGCTGACTCAGGG ggctATGAAGATTCAGATAACCTTCATTATGCTGCTTTAAGGGAGCCGAGAGTCAGCCGAACAAGAAGGCAGAGGGACGATACTCTAAGTCAGTGTGTGTACTCCAGTGTGAAGCAGTAG
- the LOC115058864 gene encoding uncharacterized protein LOC115058864 — protein sequence MMASLQIFLTCLCLWKMGQMNNFILAKVVDQDSGLISANVGDNLTLKCFHGDDVPIYFWYKQAPGQKLKPISSSSRYENSGKFFDEFRNNPRFSLEKGPGFNHLKVSDLKLSDSATYNCASGYSFQFEFMAAITVSVRGSGFTVQVHQSGSQTVQPGDSVTLNCTVQIGNCEGEHSVHWFKDSGKSHPGLIYTHGGRNDQCERDPESQTHSCVYNLPMKSLNISHAGTYYCAVTSCGRILFGNGTELDIKDEMDCYVLVCFLSGALVLITIVSVLLAFVVYKTHKRNKFNSSESQTRSIASTANAEVGRDADNLNYAALRFNPSKRSQRHQDNKDEECVYSSVQR from the exons ATGATGGCGTCTTTGCAGATTTTCTTGACTTGTTTGTGCTTGTGGAAAATGG gTCAGATGAATAATTTCATTCTTGCCAAAGTGGTTGATCAAGACAGTGGATTAATATCAGCTAATGTTGGTGACAATTTGACTTTAAAATGCTTCCATGGTGATGATGTTCCAATTTATTTCTGGTATAAGCAAGCACCGGGACAGAAGCTGAAACCTATCTCCAGTAGCTCTAGGTATGAAAACAGTGGGAAGTTTTTCGATGAATTCAGGAATAATCCACGCTTTTCTCTAGAAAAAGGTCCTGGGTTTAATCACCTAAAGGTTTCAGATCTGAAACTTTCAGACTCAGCTACTTATAACTGTGCAAGCGgttattcatttcagtttgaattcATGGCAGCCATCACTGTCAGTGTACGGGGTTCAGGTTTTACTGTCCAGGTCCATCAGTCAGGATCTCAGACCGTCCAGCCAGGAGACTCAGTGACTCTCAACTGTACGGTCCAGATTGGGAACTGTGAAGGCGAACACAGTGTTCACTGGTTCAAAGACTCTGGAAAATCTCATCCAGGACTCATTTACACTCATGGAGGGAGGAACGATCAGTGTGAGAGGGATCCTGAGAGTCAAACACACTCCTGTGTCTACAACTTACCGATGAAGAGCCTGAATATTTCACATGCTGGGACCTATTACTGTGCTGTGACCTCATGTGGACGCATACTGTTTGGAAATGGAACCGAGCTGGACATTAAGG aTGAGATGGACTGTTATGTTTTAGTCTGTTTCCTAAGTGGAGCTTTGGTGCTCATCACCATCGTCAGTGTTTTACTGGCTTTCGTCGTGTACAAGACACACAAGAGAAACAAATTCAACTCTTCAG AATCTCAGACAAGATCAATCGCCTCCACAGCAAATGCAGAG GTTGGCAGAGATGCAGATAATCTCAATTATGCTGCTTTAAGATTTAACCCCTCCAAAAGATCACAAAGACATCAGGACAACAAAGACGAAGAATGTGTGTACTCCAGTGTCCAGCGATAG
- the LOC115058862 gene encoding uncharacterized protein LOC115058862 isoform X1, whose amino-acid sequence MGALLGGKGEGSVKVLFFQDRSSKTMASLKLIFCLTFLFLGKMAQEAGLKASTSAHKERSFISANVGDTVSLQCFYGKDSAWIFWYKQTPGQMLRRISTFFLYDGTTRFLNEFKNDPRFHLHTDNGNLYLEIKHLRIADSGTYYCAHSHSYLLTFAEGTFVNVNGLRLNAQSSVLQSGPRTIKLGGSVTLNCTVQNGTCDGEHSVYWFKDSRESHPGLIYTHGERNDTCEREPESQTHSCLYNLVLEDLNLSHVGTYYCAVTSCGRILFGNGTELDFEDEEHSPLLNVYSLSGALAFTILLNILLAFSLNTLTKRNGSHCTELQAGASAVATADSGGYEDSDNLHYAALREPRVSRTRRQREDTQSQCVYSSVKQ is encoded by the exons ATGGGAGCCTTATTGGGTGGAAAG GGAGAAGGAAGTGTCAAGGTGCTTTTCTTCCAAGACAGAAGTTCGAAAACAATGGCATCTCTAAAGCTGATCTTCTGTCTGACATTTTTGTTCTTGGGGAAAATGG CTCAGGAGGCTGGTCTGAAAGCGTCCACATCTGCGCACAAAGAGAGAAGTTTTATATCGGCTAATGTTGGAGACACTGTGTCTTTGCAATGTTTCTATGGTAAGGATTCAGCATGGATCTTCTGGTACAAGCAAACTCCTGGACAGATGCTGAGGCGCatctctactttttttttgtacgaTGGAACCACCAGGTTTTTGAACGAATTCAAGAACGATCCACGGTTCCACCTTCACACTGATAATGGGAACTTGTACCTGGAGATCAAACATTTGAGGATTGCAGACTCAGGAACTTACTACTGTGCGCACAGCCATAGTTATCTCTTAACATTTGCTGAGGGCACATTTGTCAATGTGAATGGTTTACGTTTGAACGCTCAGTCCTCGGTCCTTCAGTCAGGTCCGAGGACCATCAAGTTGGGAGGCTCAGTGACTCTCAACTGTACGGTCCAGAATGGGACCTGTGATGGAGAACACAGTGTTTACTGGTTCAAAGACTCTAGAGAATCACATCCTGGACTCATTTACACCCATGGAGAGAGGAATGATACATGTGAGAGGGAACCTGAGAGTCAAACACACTCCTGTCTCTACAACCTGGTACTAGAAGATCTGAATCTTTCCCATGTTGGGACCTATTACTGTGCTGTGACCTCATGTGGACGCATACTGTTTGGAAATGGGACCGAGCTGGACTTTGAGG ATGAGGAGCACTCTCCTTTATTGAACGTGTACTCCTTGAGCGGAGCTCTGGCATTCACCATCCTCCTGAACATTTTACTGGCTTTCTCACTTAACACATTAACCAAGAGAAATGGCAGTCACTGCACAG AGCTTCAAGCGGGAGCTTCAGCTGTAGCTACAGCTGACTCAGGG ggctATGAAGATTCAGATAACCTTCATTATGCTGCTTTAAGGGAGCCGCGAGTCAGCCGAACAAGAAGGCAGAGGGAGGATActcaaagtcagtgtgtgtacTCCAGTGTGAAGCAGTAG
- the LOC115058862 gene encoding uncharacterized protein LOC115058862 isoform X2, with amino-acid sequence MASLKLIFCLTFLFLGKMAQEAGLKASTSAHKERSFISANVGDTVSLQCFYGKDSAWIFWYKQTPGQMLRRISTFFLYDGTTRFLNEFKNDPRFHLHTDNGNLYLEIKHLRIADSGTYYCAHSHSYLLTFAEGTFVNVNGLRLNAQSSVLQSGPRTIKLGGSVTLNCTVQNGTCDGEHSVYWFKDSRESHPGLIYTHGERNDTCEREPESQTHSCLYNLVLEDLNLSHVGTYYCAVTSCGRILFGNGTELDFEDEEHSPLLNVYSLSGALAFTILLNILLAFSLNTLTKRNGSHCTELQAGASAVATADSGGYEDSDNLHYAALREPRVSRTRRQREDTQSQCVYSSVKQ; translated from the exons ATGGCATCTCTAAAGCTGATCTTCTGTCTGACATTTTTGTTCTTGGGGAAAATGG CTCAGGAGGCTGGTCTGAAAGCGTCCACATCTGCGCACAAAGAGAGAAGTTTTATATCGGCTAATGTTGGAGACACTGTGTCTTTGCAATGTTTCTATGGTAAGGATTCAGCATGGATCTTCTGGTACAAGCAAACTCCTGGACAGATGCTGAGGCGCatctctactttttttttgtacgaTGGAACCACCAGGTTTTTGAACGAATTCAAGAACGATCCACGGTTCCACCTTCACACTGATAATGGGAACTTGTACCTGGAGATCAAACATTTGAGGATTGCAGACTCAGGAACTTACTACTGTGCGCACAGCCATAGTTATCTCTTAACATTTGCTGAGGGCACATTTGTCAATGTGAATGGTTTACGTTTGAACGCTCAGTCCTCGGTCCTTCAGTCAGGTCCGAGGACCATCAAGTTGGGAGGCTCAGTGACTCTCAACTGTACGGTCCAGAATGGGACCTGTGATGGAGAACACAGTGTTTACTGGTTCAAAGACTCTAGAGAATCACATCCTGGACTCATTTACACCCATGGAGAGAGGAATGATACATGTGAGAGGGAACCTGAGAGTCAAACACACTCCTGTCTCTACAACCTGGTACTAGAAGATCTGAATCTTTCCCATGTTGGGACCTATTACTGTGCTGTGACCTCATGTGGACGCATACTGTTTGGAAATGGGACCGAGCTGGACTTTGAGG ATGAGGAGCACTCTCCTTTATTGAACGTGTACTCCTTGAGCGGAGCTCTGGCATTCACCATCCTCCTGAACATTTTACTGGCTTTCTCACTTAACACATTAACCAAGAGAAATGGCAGTCACTGCACAG AGCTTCAAGCGGGAGCTTCAGCTGTAGCTACAGCTGACTCAGGG ggctATGAAGATTCAGATAACCTTCATTATGCTGCTTTAAGGGAGCCGCGAGTCAGCCGAACAAGAAGGCAGAGGGAGGATActcaaagtcagtgtgtgtacTCCAGTGTGAAGCAGTAG
- the LOC115058794 gene encoding uncharacterized protein LOC115058794, with protein MMASLQIFLTCLCLWKMGQMNNFILAKVVDQDSGLISANVGDNLTLKCFHVDHVSISFWYKQAPGQKLKRISSSSRYENSGKFFDEFRNNPRFSLEKGPGFSHLKISDLKLSDSATYNCGSGYSFEVEFMAAITVSVRGSGFTVQVHQSGSQTVQPGDSVTLNCTVQTGNCEGEHSVHWFKGSGESHGGLIYTHGGRNGTCERTPETQIGSCNYNLGIKNLNLSHTGALYCAVASCGHILFGNGTELDFEDEEHSPLLNVYSLSGALAFTILLNILLAFSLNTLTKRNGCHCTELQAGASAVKILITEFVQQTINNVIQ; from the exons ATGATGGCGTCTTTGCAGATATTCTTGACTTGTTTGTGCTTGTGGAAAATGG gTCAGATGAATAATTTCATTCTTGCCAAAGTGGTTGATCAAGACAGTGGATTAATATCAGCTAATGTTGGTGACAATTTGACTTTAAAATGCTTCCATGTTGATCATGTTTCAATTTCTTTCTGGTATAAGCAAGCACCGGGACAGAAGCTGAAACGTATCTCCAGTAGCTCTAGGTATGAAAACAGTGGGAAGTTTTTCGATGAATTCAGGAATAATCCACGCTTTTCTCTAGAAAAAGGTCCTGGGTTTAGTCACCTAAAGATTTCAGATCTGAAACTTTCAGACTCAGCTACTTACAACTGTGGAAGTGGTTATTCATTTGAGGTTGAATTCATGGCAGCCATCACTGTCAGTGTACGGGGTTCAGGTTTTACTGTCCAGGTCCATCAGTCAGGATCTCAGACCGTCCAGCCAGGAGACTCAGTGACTCTCAACTGTACGGTCCAGACTGGGAACTGTGAAGGCGAACACAGTGTTCACTGGTTCAAAGGCTCAGGAGAATCACACGGAGGACTCATTTACACCCATGGAGGGAGAAATGGTACATGTGAGAGAACACCTGAGACTCAAATCGGCTCCTGTAACTACAATTTAGGGATCAAAAACCTGAATCTTTCTCATACTGGGGCTCTCTACTGTGCTGTGGCCTCATGTGGACACATACTGTTTGGAAATGGGACCGAGCTGGACTTTGAGG ATGAGGAGCACTCTCCTTTATTGAACGTGTACTCCTTGAGCGGAGCTCTGGCATTCACCATCCTCCTGAACATTTTACTGGCTTTCTCACTTAACACATTAACCAAGAGAAATGGCTGTCACTGCACAG AGCTTCAAGCGGGAGCTTCAGCTGTAAAAATTCTAATCACTGAATTTGTTCAACAGACAATTAACAATGTTATTCAGTAA